One segment of Pyxidicoccus xibeiensis DNA contains the following:
- a CDS encoding enoyl-CoA hydratase translates to MSDTLLTKLESGVLTLTFNRPEKKNAFTHAMYQAATHALRQAEGNADVRVVLLTGAGGVFTAGNDIGDFMEHPPSGEDSAVFGFLRALVDAPKPVLAAVDGPAVGIGTTMLLHCDYVVASERARFNMPFVQLGLCAEGASSLLLPRMAGMALASELLLFGEPFDAATAHRAGIINKVVPEAKLLEVATERATALASRPAEAVRVTKRLIREPLRAEVHATMAREGAEFVQRLQSTEAQEAFMAFMSRGSKK, encoded by the coding sequence ATGTCCGACACGTTGCTGACGAAGCTGGAGTCCGGCGTCCTCACGCTCACCTTCAACCGGCCCGAGAAGAAGAACGCCTTCACGCATGCCATGTACCAGGCGGCCACCCACGCACTGCGTCAGGCAGAAGGAAACGCCGACGTGCGCGTGGTGCTGCTCACCGGCGCGGGAGGCGTCTTCACCGCGGGCAATGACATTGGCGACTTCATGGAGCACCCGCCCTCCGGAGAGGACAGCGCGGTGTTCGGCTTCCTGAGGGCCCTGGTGGACGCGCCCAAGCCGGTGCTGGCCGCGGTGGACGGGCCCGCGGTGGGCATTGGCACGACGATGTTGCTGCACTGTGACTACGTCGTGGCCAGCGAGCGCGCGCGCTTCAACATGCCCTTCGTCCAGCTGGGCCTGTGTGCGGAAGGCGCCAGCAGCCTGCTGCTGCCACGCATGGCGGGCATGGCGCTGGCCAGCGAGCTGCTGCTGTTCGGCGAGCCCTTCGACGCGGCCACCGCGCACCGCGCGGGCATCATCAACAAGGTGGTGCCGGAGGCGAAGCTGCTGGAGGTGGCCACCGAGCGCGCCACCGCCCTGGCCTCGCGCCCCGCCGAGGCCGTGCGGGTGACGAAGCGCCTCATCCGCGAGCCGCTCCGCGCCGAGGTCCACGCCACCATGGCCCGCGAGGGCGCCGAGTTCGTCCAGCGCCTCCAGTCCACCGAGGCCCAGGAGGCCTTCATGGCCTTCATGTCCCGGGGTAGCAAGAAGTAG
- a CDS encoding archease, giving the protein MDVGLAPGAAAPRWEHLTRGTERVVRGNGRSPEEAFEQAAVALCALVADPAAVEVREEIPVECDAPDRERLLADWLRAVIQLMAARDLRFRCFAVRLDGRHLFGLAFGEHVDRARHPDAVDVRGVTLVGPSVRRTADGRWTAECEVEV; this is encoded by the coding sequence ATGGACGTCGGACTCGCGCCCGGGGCGGCGGCGCCCCGCTGGGAGCACCTCACCCGGGGAACCGAGCGGGTGGTGCGCGGCAATGGCCGCTCGCCGGAGGAGGCCTTCGAGCAGGCCGCGGTGGCGCTGTGCGCGCTGGTGGCGGACCCGGCGGCGGTGGAGGTGCGCGAGGAGATACCCGTGGAGTGCGACGCGCCGGACCGCGAGCGGCTGCTGGCGGACTGGCTGCGCGCCGTCATCCAGCTGATGGCCGCCCGGGACTTGCGCTTCCGCTGCTTCGCGGTGCGCCTGGACGGCCGGCACCTGTTCGGCCTCGCCTTCGGTGAGCACGTGGACCGCGCGCGCCACCCCGACGCCGTGGACGTGCGCGGCGTCACGCTGGTGGGCCCCTCCGTGCGGCGCACGGCGGATGGGCGGTGGACGGCCGAGTGCGAGGTGGAGGTCTGA
- a CDS encoding phosphoribosyltransferase, with amino-acid sequence MRFRDRADAGRRLATRLLPYRGEHVCVLGLARGGMRVAYEVARALEAPLDVWVSRRLGIPGRMTVLGAVSEGGGLYLDRDALRLAPIPEVEILSMARELAFEVDDEVRRLRVGAAPDVVGRVVLLVDDGLVSGASAVAALQALRGQRPARLILAAPVATPHALDLVRGEADAVHCLETVPALGAVSEVYDECRPLPDADVRQLVARSREPGPPRDVLEATDLGGFWM; translated from the coding sequence ATGCGGTTTCGGGACCGAGCGGATGCGGGGCGCCGGCTGGCGACGCGACTGTTGCCCTACCGGGGCGAGCACGTGTGCGTGCTGGGCCTGGCGCGCGGAGGCATGCGTGTGGCGTACGAGGTGGCACGCGCCCTGGAAGCCCCCCTGGACGTGTGGGTGTCGCGGCGGCTGGGCATTCCCGGCCGGATGACGGTGCTCGGCGCCGTGTCCGAGGGCGGCGGGCTGTACCTGGACCGCGACGCGCTGAGGCTGGCGCCCATTCCCGAGGTGGAGATTCTCTCCATGGCGCGGGAGCTGGCCTTCGAGGTCGACGACGAGGTGCGCCGGCTGCGGGTGGGCGCCGCGCCGGACGTGGTGGGCCGCGTGGTGCTGCTGGTGGACGATGGGCTGGTGTCGGGCGCCTCCGCCGTCGCCGCGCTCCAGGCCCTGCGCGGCCAGCGGCCGGCCCGGCTCATCCTGGCCGCGCCCGTGGCCACGCCTCACGCGCTGGACCTGGTGCGCGGCGAGGCGGACGCGGTGCACTGCCTGGAGACGGTGCCGGCCCTGGGCGCGGTGTCCGAGGTGTACGACGAGTGCCGGCCGCTGCCGGACGCGGACGTGCGGCAGCTCGTGGCGCGCTCGCGGGAGCCGGGGCCGCCACGCGACGTGCTGGAGGCGACGGACCTGGGAGGCTTCTGGATGTGA
- a CDS encoding ATPase domain-containing protein has protein sequence MTDTSDLPGEATPRVATGVPGLDTLLRGGWLRGGTYIITGLPGTGKTILGNQFCFTTVARGEKAIYLTVLAESHSRMVLHLQDMRFFRGDVIGRTLHYESGYAPLKAEGLAGLSKLIFRSVREHGATALVLDGLAAVEERAESRLAYREFLHGLCVHNALAGCTTLLLTGQRSDPADPQFAMVDGVVQLAMEPLGVKSVRSLEVSKFRGGSQMVGRHSFDITDNGLLIYPRVEALYSGQTDRVPELSQRQSFGIPRLDEMLHGGLVRYSSTLVFGSPGSGKTLMCLHFLAEGARRGEPGLYFGFVESPARILNKAELVSLDLRKHVKAGTLHLESRVAVESLPDALVQELFDLVKKHKIQRLVLDGLEPFIQESTDPHRTPRFLTAMTNELRALGVTTLATQQTNTLFGPELNAPLERVEAIIDNILLLRFVELRSQLYRMLSVLKMRESDNDPALRLFSITAEGIDVAETFESAEAILTGQARPVTPGAAKKPRKKQAGGRKRPPKKKRGSA, from the coding sequence GTGACGGACACCTCTGACCTGCCGGGAGAAGCCACCCCGCGGGTTGCCACTGGCGTGCCAGGGCTGGATACCCTGCTGCGCGGGGGCTGGCTTCGGGGCGGCACCTACATCATCACTGGGCTCCCAGGGACGGGGAAGACCATCCTGGGCAACCAGTTCTGCTTCACCACCGTGGCCCGGGGTGAAAAGGCCATCTACCTCACCGTGCTCGCCGAGTCGCACTCGCGCATGGTGCTGCACCTGCAGGACATGCGCTTCTTCCGCGGCGACGTGATTGGCCGCACGCTCCACTACGAGAGCGGCTACGCCCCCCTGAAGGCCGAGGGCCTGGCCGGCCTGAGCAAGCTCATCTTCCGCTCGGTGCGAGAGCACGGCGCCACCGCGCTGGTGCTGGACGGCCTGGCCGCGGTGGAGGAGCGCGCCGAGTCGCGCCTGGCCTACCGCGAGTTCCTCCACGGCCTGTGCGTCCACAACGCGCTCGCCGGCTGCACCACCCTGCTGCTCACCGGCCAGCGCAGCGACCCGGCGGACCCGCAGTTCGCCATGGTGGATGGCGTCGTCCAGCTCGCCATGGAGCCGCTCGGCGTGAAGTCCGTGCGCAGCCTGGAGGTGTCGAAGTTCCGGGGTGGCTCGCAGATGGTCGGCCGGCACAGCTTCGACATCACCGACAACGGGCTCCTCATCTACCCGCGCGTGGAGGCCCTGTACTCGGGACAGACGGACCGGGTGCCGGAGCTCTCGCAGCGGCAGTCCTTCGGCATCCCCCGCCTGGACGAGATGCTCCATGGCGGCCTGGTGCGCTACTCGTCCACGCTCGTCTTCGGCTCGCCCGGCAGCGGCAAGACGCTGATGTGCCTGCACTTCCTGGCGGAGGGCGCGCGCCGGGGAGAGCCGGGCCTGTACTTCGGCTTCGTGGAGTCGCCAGCCCGCATCCTCAACAAGGCGGAGCTGGTGAGCCTGGACCTGCGCAAGCATGTGAAGGCAGGCACGCTGCACCTGGAGTCCCGCGTGGCGGTGGAGTCGCTGCCGGACGCGCTGGTGCAGGAGCTGTTCGACCTGGTGAAGAAGCACAAAATCCAGCGGCTGGTGCTGGATGGCCTGGAGCCCTTCATCCAGGAGTCCACGGACCCCCACCGCACCCCGCGCTTCCTCACCGCGATGACCAACGAGCTGCGCGCGCTGGGCGTCACCACCCTGGCCACGCAGCAGACCAACACCCTCTTCGGCCCGGAGCTCAACGCGCCGCTGGAGCGGGTGGAGGCCATCATCGACAACATCCTCCTGTTGCGCTTCGTGGAGCTGCGCTCGCAGCTGTACCGCATGCTGTCCGTGCTGAAGATGCGCGAGAGCGACAACGACCCGGCCCTGCGCCTGTTCTCCATCACCGCTGAAGGCATCGACGTGGCGGAGACCTTCGAGAGCGCCGAGGCCATCCTCACCGGCCAGGCGCGGCCCGTGACACCGGGGGCGGCGAAGAAGCCCCGGAAGAAGCAAGCTGGCGGTCGCAAGCGGCCGCCCAAGAAGAAGAGGGGTAGCGCATGA
- a CDS encoding response regulator, with protein sequence MKRLLIVDDELAIVEALQDILSVEGYDIVTAFNGSEGLQRMAASRPDLVLLDLMMPVMDGREMLRRMRDDASLREIPVVVMSAGRISDEERRSSARFLAKPFELDVLLDTISELLGGKPPGSGGANGAH encoded by the coding sequence ATGAAGCGGCTCCTCATCGTGGACGACGAGCTGGCCATCGTCGAGGCGCTCCAGGACATCCTGTCCGTGGAGGGCTACGACATCGTCACCGCCTTCAACGGCTCGGAGGGCCTGCAGCGCATGGCGGCCTCACGGCCGGACCTGGTGCTGCTGGACCTGATGATGCCCGTCATGGACGGCCGGGAGATGCTGCGCCGCATGCGCGACGACGCCAGCCTGCGCGAAATCCCCGTGGTGGTGATGAGCGCCGGCCGCATCTCCGACGAGGAGCGCCGCTCCAGCGCGCGCTTCCTCGCCAAGCCGTTCGAGCTGGACGTGCTGCTGGACACCATCTCCGAGCTGCTCGGCGGCAAGCCGCCGGGCTCGGGGGGAGCGAACGGCGCCCACTGA
- a CDS encoding ribose-phosphate diphosphokinase — protein MDPVLLTGTASPHLGRALAQALGVTITDCHFERFPDGEMHVQIPESVRGRTVVLVQTTTPPAGEHLLELLLMADACWRAGAARLEAVVPYLGYARQDRRARPGEALGGRLVADLLSQGRFSRVLVVDLHSPALEGCFGAPLEHLTALPLLAEALRPNLTEKSVVVAPDLGAVKRAEALARLLGRPWAVIHKVRLSGDEVHASGLMGEVRGRSPILVDDMVSTGGTLAAAAGTLREAGCLEDFTVVTTHALLVGPAVERLRTLPLTRLVSTDSVEPPSGLPFPHQVVTLAPIVARALRP, from the coding sequence ATGGACCCCGTCCTCCTGACTGGCACCGCCAGCCCGCACCTGGGCCGCGCACTCGCCCAAGCCCTGGGCGTCACCATTACCGACTGCCACTTCGAGCGCTTCCCGGACGGGGAGATGCACGTGCAGATTCCCGAGTCAGTGCGGGGCCGCACGGTGGTGCTCGTACAGACCACGACACCGCCCGCCGGCGAGCACCTGCTGGAGTTGCTGCTCATGGCGGATGCGTGCTGGCGAGCGGGGGCCGCCCGGCTGGAGGCGGTGGTGCCGTACCTGGGCTACGCGCGGCAGGACCGGCGCGCCCGGCCGGGCGAGGCCCTGGGTGGACGGCTGGTGGCGGACCTGCTGTCGCAGGGGCGCTTCTCACGGGTGCTGGTGGTGGACCTGCACAGCCCCGCGCTGGAGGGCTGCTTCGGCGCGCCGCTGGAGCACCTGACGGCGCTGCCGCTGCTGGCGGAGGCGCTGCGGCCGAACCTGACGGAGAAGTCGGTGGTGGTGGCGCCGGACCTGGGCGCGGTGAAGCGCGCGGAGGCGCTGGCGCGGCTGCTGGGCCGGCCGTGGGCGGTGATTCACAAGGTGCGGCTGAGCGGTGACGAGGTGCACGCCAGCGGCCTCATGGGCGAGGTGCGCGGGCGCAGCCCCATCCTGGTGGACGACATGGTGTCCACGGGCGGCACGCTGGCGGCGGCGGCGGGCACGCTGCGCGAGGCGGGGTGCCTGGAGGACTTCACCGTGGTGACGACGCACGCGCTGCTGGTGGGCCCCGCCGTGGAGCGGCTGCGCACGCTGCCCCTGACGCGGCTGGTGAGCACCGACAGCGTGGAGCCGCCGAGCGGGCTGCCCTTCCCGCACCAGGTGGTGACGCTCGCGCCCATCGTGGCGCGTGCGCTGCGGCCGTGA
- a CDS encoding peptidoglycan-binding protein, with product MSVRSATATAPSLRTSTAAATPRFDGSTPAPGTVVTNAAQVTNPPLKGDPKNRNADTYNQVINQFAVGANKRYTPRDSSGDGVKDTFCNIFLWDVTRAMGAEIPHWVDAKGNAVAPGKGREMNANSTVDWMHKHGESKGWRKVSAEEAQKMANAGHPSVALWKNPSGIGHVGVVRPGEVTSQGPSMAQAGGSNFNNKHVKDGFGSRPVEYWVNDSGTATGKPPPTTTPPPTTTPPTGGSASVPKTDMKRGMEGPEVLKLQKALIQAGYMTQAQVNTGPGKFGPLTEKAVARFQKDHDISPNSGIFGPRTRAALTEALKGKGTDKPSGPGPVTGPTAPTGTDAAKAAKIDQILKGTGLAGQGAHIVAMSKKYNVPAELALAMFRKEASFMTAGSAVKNNNPGNLRFAEWEKQFGGQPNGNFAKFPDVKSGVEAYFRLLGGPAYRDFIDRGDYKGLINKYAPPVENDSGLYHKQVLQWMNEYKAKIS from the coding sequence ATGAGCGTCCGCAGCGCTACCGCCACCGCCCCCTCCCTCCGCACGTCGACGGCCGCTGCTACGCCGCGCTTCGACGGCAGCACGCCTGCTCCCGGGACGGTGGTCACCAACGCCGCCCAGGTGACGAACCCGCCGCTCAAGGGTGACCCGAAGAACCGGAACGCGGACACGTACAACCAGGTCATCAACCAGTTCGCCGTGGGGGCGAACAAGCGCTACACGCCGCGCGACTCCAGCGGCGACGGCGTGAAGGACACCTTCTGCAACATCTTCCTGTGGGACGTGACGCGCGCGATGGGCGCGGAGATTCCCCACTGGGTGGATGCGAAGGGCAACGCCGTGGCCCCGGGCAAGGGCCGGGAGATGAACGCCAACTCCACCGTGGACTGGATGCACAAGCACGGGGAGAGCAAGGGCTGGCGCAAGGTGTCCGCGGAGGAGGCGCAGAAGATGGCCAACGCGGGCCACCCCAGCGTCGCGCTGTGGAAGAACCCGAGCGGCATCGGCCACGTGGGCGTGGTGCGCCCCGGCGAGGTGACGTCGCAGGGCCCGTCCATGGCGCAGGCCGGCGGCTCCAACTTCAACAACAAGCACGTGAAGGATGGCTTCGGCAGCCGCCCGGTGGAGTACTGGGTGAACGACAGCGGCACGGCCACCGGCAAGCCGCCGCCCACCACGACGCCTCCGCCCACCACGACGCCTCCGACGGGCGGTAGCGCGAGCGTGCCGAAGACGGACATGAAGCGCGGGATGGAGGGCCCGGAGGTCCTCAAGCTGCAGAAGGCGCTCATCCAGGCGGGCTACATGACGCAGGCCCAGGTGAACACGGGCCCGGGCAAGTTCGGCCCGCTGACGGAGAAGGCGGTGGCGCGGTTCCAGAAGGACCACGACATCAGCCCCAACTCCGGCATCTTCGGCCCGAGGACGCGCGCGGCGCTGACCGAGGCGCTCAAGGGCAAGGGCACGGACAAGCCCAGCGGCCCGGGTCCCGTGACGGGCCCCACGGCGCCCACGGGCACGGACGCGGCGAAGGCGGCCAAGATTGACCAGATTCTGAAGGGGACGGGCCTGGCGGGTCAGGGCGCGCACATCGTGGCGATGTCCAAGAAGTACAACGTCCCGGCGGAGCTGGCGCTGGCGATGTTCCGCAAGGAAGCGTCGTTCATGACGGCGGGCTCGGCGGTGAAGAACAACAACCCGGGCAACCTGCGCTTCGCGGAGTGGGAGAAGCAGTTCGGCGGCCAGCCCAACGGCAACTTCGCGAAGTTCCCCGACGTGAAGAGCGGCGTGGAGGCCTACTTCCGGCTGCTGGGCGGCCCGGCGTACCGCGACTTCATCGACCGGGGCGACTACAAGGGCCTCATCAACAAGTACGCGCCGCCGGTGGAGAACGACAGCGGCCTGTACCACAAGCAGGTCCTGCAGTGGATGAACGAGTACAAGGCGAAGATCAGCTGA
- a CDS encoding CHAP domain-containing protein has product MAVGSSRAYAHTVPPEYGLAAQGVPVGGMLLARADVSSPPRRKDASRGTASERDSKKGVSSTKSSSTPRKKAASATKKQGAAATRKQRASSTGSTAATAPAASTSRVGKRIAANATGLVGVSSLRSVSTSVPDDCTGLARLAYTGTGIDLMAGPGRKGDNGVTHMYRSVRRRGALHRSKPRPGDLVFFRETYDRNGDGRRNDGLTHVGVVEQVEPGGLVTFIHRGGKGIARSRMHLRWPTHHRARTHREVLNDYLRRPSRTHRAYVTGELFAGFASPEPLAAPPSVGRPR; this is encoded by the coding sequence GTGGCCGTTGGCAGCTCACGCGCCTACGCGCACACCGTGCCCCCGGAGTACGGGCTCGCGGCACAGGGTGTGCCGGTCGGCGGCATGCTCCTCGCCCGAGCAGACGTGTCCTCGCCGCCTCGGCGGAAGGACGCGTCACGTGGAACGGCCTCGGAGCGGGACAGCAAGAAGGGCGTGTCCTCCACGAAGAGTTCATCGACGCCCCGGAAGAAGGCTGCCTCGGCCACCAAGAAGCAGGGTGCCGCCGCGACCCGCAAGCAGCGCGCGTCCTCCACGGGCAGCACCGCGGCGACTGCGCCCGCCGCTTCCACGTCGCGCGTGGGCAAGCGCATCGCCGCGAATGCCACCGGGCTCGTGGGCGTCAGCTCCCTTCGCTCCGTCAGCACCTCCGTGCCGGATGACTGCACGGGCCTCGCGCGCCTCGCCTATACGGGCACGGGCATCGACCTCATGGCGGGCCCCGGCCGCAAGGGCGACAACGGCGTGACGCACATGTATCGCTCCGTGCGCCGCCGGGGCGCGCTCCACCGCTCGAAGCCCCGCCCGGGAGACCTCGTCTTCTTCCGCGAGACGTATGACCGCAACGGCGATGGACGCCGCAACGACGGCCTCACCCACGTCGGCGTCGTGGAGCAGGTGGAGCCCGGCGGGCTCGTCACCTTCATCCACCGCGGCGGCAAGGGCATTGCCCGCTCCCGCATGCACCTGCGCTGGCCCACGCACCACCGCGCCCGCACCCACCGCGAGGTGCTCAACGACTACCTCCGGCGCCCATCCCGCACGCACCGTGCGTACGTCACCGGAGAGCTCTTCGCCGGCTTCGCCTCCCCGGAACCCCTCGCCGCCCCTCCCTCCGTGGGACGGCCCCGGTGA
- a CDS encoding alpha/beta fold hydrolase, whose protein sequence is MGTRAVELRGAGGTPVTATLELPPGRPAASAVLVSCFACLGASAGTARLCHALVSRGFAVLRLDFTAAPNADGTEGRLDTVPSVDAVVEAAAWLRERYPPARLLVGHSLGGTAAAAALPRLPEVAALALVNTPAGPEPLLERLEPAAREAKQGEVVLGPGRLRLTRGFLQDIDAANVARALGGFPGSVLALHAPEDRYVGLEHARRLLSAARRPASLLMLEGADHFLSREADAVFAADLLGPWAARWVTPVRERETPLPPGVVEVHEAGEGRFAQDIRVGTHRLRSDEPLRVGGDDTGPTPYGLLLAALGACTAMTLRMYAAQKGWPLEHVHVQLSHDKVHAKDCAECETKEGRVDQLKRSVKVSGPLTQEQRAKLLVMADRCPVHRTLESEVDVRTVLED, encoded by the coding sequence ATGGGAACGCGGGCAGTGGAGCTGCGAGGCGCGGGCGGCACGCCGGTGACGGCCACGCTGGAGCTGCCCCCAGGCCGGCCCGCCGCCAGCGCGGTGCTGGTGTCGTGCTTCGCGTGCCTGGGCGCCTCGGCCGGGACGGCCCGGCTGTGCCATGCGCTGGTGTCGCGGGGCTTCGCCGTGCTGCGGCTGGACTTCACCGCGGCGCCCAACGCCGACGGGACGGAGGGACGGCTGGACACGGTGCCCTCCGTGGACGCGGTGGTGGAAGCGGCGGCCTGGCTGCGCGAGCGCTACCCGCCCGCCCGCCTGCTGGTGGGCCACAGCCTGGGGGGCACGGCCGCCGCCGCCGCGCTGCCCCGGCTGCCGGAGGTCGCGGCGCTGGCGCTGGTGAACACCCCCGCCGGCCCGGAGCCGCTGCTGGAGCGGCTGGAGCCCGCCGCGCGCGAGGCGAAGCAGGGGGAGGTGGTGCTGGGGCCGGGACGGCTGCGCCTCACGCGCGGCTTCCTCCAGGACATCGACGCGGCGAACGTGGCGCGGGCGCTGGGCGGCTTCCCGGGCTCCGTGCTGGCGCTGCACGCGCCGGAGGACCGGTACGTGGGGCTGGAGCACGCGCGGCGCCTCCTGTCGGCCGCGCGGAGGCCCGCCAGCCTGTTGATGCTCGAGGGCGCGGACCACTTCCTCTCGCGCGAGGCGGACGCGGTCTTCGCGGCGGACCTGCTGGGCCCGTGGGCCGCGCGGTGGGTGACACCGGTGCGCGAGCGCGAGACCCCGCTGCCCCCGGGCGTGGTGGAGGTCCACGAGGCGGGCGAGGGCCGCTTCGCCCAGGACATCCGCGTGGGCACGCACCGGCTGCGCTCGGACGAGCCGCTGCGGGTGGGCGGTGACGACACGGGCCCCACGCCCTACGGGCTGCTGCTGGCCGCACTGGGCGCGTGTACGGCCATGACGCTGCGCATGTATGCGGCGCAGAAGGGCTGGCCCCTGGAGCACGTCCACGTCCAGCTGAGCCACGACAAGGTCCACGCGAAGGACTGCGCGGAGTGCGAGACGAAGGAGGGGAGGGTGGACCAGCTGAAGCGCTCGGTGAAGGTGTCCGGGCCGCTGACGCAGGAGCAGCGGGCGAAGCTGCTGGTCATGGCGGACCGGTGCCCGGTGCACCGGACGCTGGAATCGGAAGTGGACGTCAGGACGGTGTTGGAGGATTGA
- a CDS encoding dienelactone hydrolase family protein, with translation MKHGRSTDPDVREVTVEAGGVRLGGSLGMPPGARGLVIFAHGSGSSRFSPRNRAVARALREAGLATLLFDLLNEAEEARDIASGELRFDIPFLARRLAAVTEWARAQPELMPLRFGYFGSSTGAAAALVAAALHPDLIRAVVSRGGRPDLAGPVLHRVQAPTLLLVGGQDFGVLELNEEALARLEGLKDIRIIRGATHLFEEPGALEEVSRLAAEWFERYLGTAEAEARA, from the coding sequence ATGAAACACGGGAGGAGCACGGACCCGGACGTACGCGAGGTGACGGTGGAGGCGGGGGGCGTGCGGCTGGGGGGCAGCCTGGGGATGCCACCGGGAGCGCGAGGCCTGGTCATCTTCGCGCATGGCAGTGGCAGCAGCCGCTTCAGCCCCCGCAACCGCGCCGTGGCGCGCGCGCTGCGAGAGGCGGGGCTGGCCACGCTGCTGTTCGACCTGCTGAACGAGGCCGAGGAGGCAAGGGACATCGCCAGCGGCGAGCTGCGCTTCGACATCCCCTTCCTCGCGCGGAGGCTGGCGGCGGTGACGGAGTGGGCGCGCGCCCAGCCGGAGCTGATGCCGCTGCGCTTCGGCTACTTCGGCTCCAGCACGGGCGCGGCGGCGGCGCTGGTGGCGGCGGCGCTGCACCCGGACCTCATCCGCGCGGTGGTGTCGCGCGGCGGGCGGCCGGACCTGGCGGGGCCGGTGCTGCATCGGGTGCAGGCGCCCACGCTGCTGCTCGTCGGCGGGCAGGACTTCGGGGTGCTGGAGCTGAACGAGGAGGCCCTGGCGCGACTGGAGGGCCTCAAGGACATCCGCATCATCCGGGGGGCCACGCACCTCTTCGAGGAGCCCGGCGCGCTGGAGGAGGTGTCGCGCCTGGCGGCGGAGTGGTTCGAGCGCTACCTCGGCACGGCGGAAGCGGAGGCGCGCGCATGA
- the orn gene encoding oligoribonuclease, whose translation MISREQRFVWLDLEMTGLDPESCAIIEIGVVITGPDLRPIAEMERVIWQPEEVLQRMEPVVKDMHTRNGLLDKVRASTTSLRVAERDVTALVSEHCALGEGVLAGNSIHTDRRFLFRYMPMLERFLHYRMVDVTSLKVLVRAWYPNLVEPRKPPAGHTALADVRASLAELQYYRDILFRATPG comes from the coding sequence ATGATTTCGCGTGAGCAGCGCTTCGTCTGGCTGGACCTGGAGATGACCGGATTGGACCCCGAGTCGTGCGCCATCATCGAGATTGGCGTCGTCATCACCGGGCCGGACCTGCGGCCCATCGCGGAGATGGAGCGCGTCATCTGGCAGCCGGAGGAGGTCCTCCAGCGCATGGAGCCTGTCGTGAAGGACATGCACACGCGCAACGGGCTGCTGGACAAGGTGCGCGCCTCCACCACGTCCCTGCGCGTGGCGGAGCGTGACGTGACGGCGCTGGTGTCCGAGCACTGCGCGCTGGGCGAGGGCGTGCTCGCCGGCAACTCCATCCACACGGACCGGCGCTTCCTCTTCCGCTACATGCCCATGCTGGAGCGCTTCCTCCACTACCGCATGGTGGACGTGACGAGCCTCAAGGTGCTGGTGCGCGCCTGGTACCCGAACCTCGTGGAGCCCCGCAAGCCGCCCGCCGGGCACACCGCGCTGGCGGACGTGCGCGCCAGCCTCGCCGAGCTCCAGTACTACCGGGACATCCTCTTCCGCGCGACGCCGGGCTGA